The genomic DNA TAATCCGATTACTGCACTGTTTCATCTCTCATTATCAGTATGTGGAGTGATTGCACAGGCATTCTGTTGGAAGACCTGCTCCAGTGGCATCCCTTGATTTGAAGGCTTCAGCTTTTGACCCTAAGGAAAAAGTATGGACAAGATTTCCTCCTGAAGGATCCAAATACACTCCACCCCACCAGTCCTCTGAATTTAAATGGAAGGATTACTGCCCTTTAGTTTTCAGGTCAGTCCTTGCAACATATTTTGTTCTTGTCAATGAGTTATTCCTTTGTTACTTAACTAATATGTGATTACCATGGCCACAACTTGCATCAGGCCTGAATTACAGGCATGGGTTCTTCAGCACCATAACTTGGCTTGATGCTCAAGAATGGTATGCTTGAAATACATCCATGCTTGATAACAGGAGATTGTTAATATACCCAAAAAGAACAGTATGCTAGGATGGTGTAGCAAAAATAATTTGGCTGAATCAGATTGTTAAGACCATAtatcatttcattttaattttcaaagacATTTTATTGAAGGTGGAATTGATTTATTACGGGGTTAATATGCAGAATCTCCAGCACAAGGAAGAAGATGTCtgttgaaaattaaagttcttAGTTTgtgaatttttccttaattagcTGTTGTAATTTGTGTTCAGGACTCTAAGGAAGTTGTTCAAGGTGGATCCAGCTGATTACATGATATCCATATGTGGAAACGATGCCCTTCGAGAACTCTCTTCTCCAGGGAAAAGTGGAAGCTTCTTTTACTTGACCAATGATGATCGGTACATGataaaaacaatgaagaaatcAGAAGTAAAGGTGAGATTTTTATGTCATGGCTCATGCTTGTGTCTGAATTCATACTTCTTTCCTCTAATCTGAATGcgtctcatttttttaatccataGGTGCTTCTAAGGATGCTTTCTGCCTATTATAACCATGTTCGAGCCTTTGAGAATACTCTAGTGACCAAATTTTATGGTCTGCATTGCGTGAAGTTAACTGGGCCTACCCAGAAGAAGGTAAATTAGAGCAAAAGCACGTGATGAATTATCTCCAATGTCATGAATTTATGTTGTTGATGAATCCAGGTTCGCTTTATCATTATGGGGAATCTTTTCTGTTCTGAATATACCATTCATAGACGTTTTGACTTGAAAGGGTCTTCCCTTGGCCGCACAACTGATAAGGCTGAGGCAGAGATTGATGAAACTACTATCCTCAAAGACCTTGATCTTAACTTTATATTCCGACTGCAGAAATCATGGTTCCAAGAGTTCCGCAGGTGAAATTTAGTTTGAATCCTTTGATTTTTAATGCTCCATTTGATTAGCTTCTTGCTATGGTATAAATCAATGCCAAATTGTGATTGTAAGATTcaaaattctctattttttttttctcctcctgTCTCCTTAGTCTTGAGCAGAATGCTGTTTTACAGGCAAATTGATAGGGACTGTGAGTTTCTCGAACAGGAGAGAATTATGGACTATAGTCTTCTGGTGGGGCTTCATTTCCTAGAGAAATCAATGGCTGGGGATCTGATTCCCTCTGGAGCTAGAACCCCTATCGGTTATTTCTTATCCTTGCTAAATAATATTCTTTGTATTTCAGTTTCATTCTTGCTTATCAAACAATAGACTTTTTTCCTCACTTTCTTGCAGGTGACTCAGAGCCTGAAGGAGCCCCTCAGCTTTCCAGGGTAGACATGGATCAGCTTCTTGTAGACCCCTCATGGTAAAAATGTTTCTATACTAATCAGTTTTCAGGATTATTTAGATATGCATGCCCAAGTTTTCTTCTCTAGTATCTCGTGTTTGGTCATGATAATGCATGCCTCAACCATTGTTTTCAGACACCAAACAAAAGggggaggaaaaaagaaaagaaaagaaaaagattctaCATTTACCAATAATTAAATCATAACCATTGAGAGGCTAACGATGTCCTTGAAACTCCCTTCAAGAAGCATCCCTTTTTGCCAACAAATTGTGCCCCAATATCAACCAATACATGGCCCAAGAGAAACCATAGCTACTCAAAAGAGATTTGCAGCATCAAGCCTCCTGGCTTCCCTGAGCCCTGTCTACAGAGCAAGAGTTTCCCTGAGCAGGCGGCCTATCCCAATTTGACCCAGATAACATGGGGAGAGTTCAGTTTGACCTGTTACTTGAATGATTATGAactcaaatagaaaaaaaaagaaaaagattgcTAGGGGTGAAAAAATGAGATACAACAGCCTGTGAATTGTTGCTAGTTTCTTCATTGTTCGACTTTGCTGGAGTGTTGGTTGTGAGTATAAACTTGTTCAATGAGCATTGCAGGTGGGCTAGCGTTAAATTGGGGCAGAACATGCCTGCACGGGTGGAGAAGACGGTGAGAAGAAATGACTGGGAATTTCAACAAACAGGGGAACCAACTGGGGAGTTTTTTGGAGTTGTGATGTTCTTTGGTGTCATTGATATACTTCAAGATTATGACATTAGCAAGAAGCTTGAGCATGCATACAAGTCCATCCAATATGATCCAACCTCAATATCAGCTGTTGATCCAAAACAATATTCAAAGCGGTTTcgtgattttattttcaaaatttttgctGAAGATCCTTGAAAGCTTAGTGCCTAAGCCACCTCTCACTCTCTTCTCAGTGTTGCTGGTGGTTTCGCTGGGTTGCCTGATGAGCATGCCCTGTATATTCACAGGTCTACTGACCAGCAAAGAAGTACCATTGTGGCTGTTAACTCCACCTACTGGAGTTGAGTCTTTGGGTAACTTGCATTGGTCTTTCCCTTCCCCATTCTATGCTTTCCTTCCTTCTATATAATTGCTAAAGATATACCATGTTTTGGTAAAGTTATAGAAAATGTTGTAAACATAAGCAGCAGAAATTAATTGTCATCCAACTGTAAAAGATATCCCAAGGATGTAAAAATGTATCACgatatattcaattttcaaccAATTCTTTTCTCGGGGACTCATAAAGGAAACTGTCTGCATGTTACTTGGAGAAATGCTTTTGAAATAGGAAAGAAACCCTTATGCTCAGTTTGGTTGCCAAGGAGAGGAAGGACAAGAGGGACAATTGGGAATGGCATTCAAATTTCAGATGCTTATGGGATTCCATTTCTTTTCTCCATCTTGTCATCAACCAATCACAAGATTTATGTGAACTAAGTTCCCAACAAGGCCAGTAATCAATATGTTGTGGGGGTTGTGTCCCCTCGTCTGAGAAGGTTGCCTTCATGTGTGGTTTATGCAGTGTATGGTTTCTGTGCCAAGTGCCAACTAGTGTTTGGCACAGAAAACCTAGGATTCCATTAACGGTGGGATATCTACGAAAGAATATCATATTCCACCtcccccttcttttttttccatttatttttttatttcttttcaaaattttggatcCAAACACACTTTTtcccatgaaaataaaaatacaccCATATGTGACAAATGAAAATTGGACGTGGTCCCCAAAAAAAAGGGTTTATGCTAGGCTCAGAGGCATCGGCTATAGAGAGCTAAGTTtggataaaagaagaaaagtagaaTCCCAATGGGCAGCTCCGGCTTGGTGTGtagaagagaccatcaaaatgaTGGTTGATAAATTGCTTCAAAATTTGAACCTTTTCCCCACTGCACTCCCACTCAAAGCATGTGACACAACCAAGAGACGAGACTGTCAAATTGTTATCACTTAAGCATCTTAAACATCAAGTAAAGAAGCTGACACTGGTGGATTTTACATTATTTTGGGTATCATCTAGAGTGGTTGAATTAGATTACCAACTGCAGAGCATGATTACCATCCTATATAATGTATCTCATGCGTCCCCTGCTTTTTCCGTTACTGAAACCGTCTGTCTGCAGATTGCAGGCCAAAATCTGAGATTTGATAGGCCGGTTCTTTATCATTGGTCAACCGTCATTCTGTCCTATTCCTAttgaatttaaagttaataaccATTTGAGGATATTACATAAGATTCCTACTTCAATACCAAATCCTGTGCTTGGAGGCCCCACGTCCAGTCCTATTACGCTCAAGGCTAAGAGTCGAGTGAGTAGGAGTCTTTTGGCAGTCGGTTTAAGAAACGCATCCAGCTTaaaaagtgatttatatttgataaaattaatggaacatttttagaatttaaaaaattcttttataatgttaaaaaacacttatagtgttttctaaaatacattttataaatgattCCTTTAAAAACacgaataaaaattaaaaatacttcagaACCCACTCTAAAGGATATTTTGCAACGTTTACTTGaaacattttaataattttttttttttttttttttttttaattctttagaaAGCAATATAAATGGTTTTCCTAAAGCACAAAAGTATCCTATGGCTTCAGCACAAAATGCAATACAAGGAAATGAAACTTGACTTAAtagcatatcaattttataaaatataatctaaaatctaatccaatcaattaaaaaattaaaatttcaaatatttaagagaaacatttaataaaaaaataataaaactatataaatttgaatatataattaaaaatttcaataataaaaatgtttaaaaatgaaaagtaaagtAGCACAAGCGCATGTCTTGGTAAGCAAGGCCCCATAAGAGTGATTACTAGGCACGCTCTAAGCacgccttttaaaactatggctAGAATTGCTTTCCAACACTATGGGGCATAATGATTAATGATTTGATTCGTACCCTGCCACATATGAAAACTATCTTTTCTATGTCCTTCAAGACGGCTCCATATTTTGAAATGGCCTGCCATGACCATAATATGTAATAAAtctattgattaagaaaaagcACTCATTTGAAACAACTAGGTGACCCAATAAAGTGGCATCCCACCGCTAGGAAAGGGGCCTCTCAAAAATACTGGAGCAAAAAACAGACCCCTCGACTAAGCAGCtgcaaagaaaaatatacaCGCAACATATACCAATCCAAAACACAGGCAATGCAAGTTAATTAAAATAGAAGCTCTAAGTCTGACCCTGAGGTCAACTGTTCAACACAAAATAAACGTGCATATCATGTGGAGTCAACACAAGAAACATAATGACATTATTAATACGGATTAAACCAGTAACCATATAAGTCGAAATACCCCAATGCATCTCTACTCGCAGGCTTTATTATTATCTAACGTGCTTGTTCCCACTTCACAATATCCAAACATTTGCCCAGAACATTTTTCCATAACCATTTTAAGATTTGATCCCTTGAGAAAGTTTTAGGCAGCTAAAATAACCTGCCCAAACATCTACCTTACGATATTCACATGCCTGCTGCTTCTCATCGCAATGATCCTCAGTCAAGTAAGAACAGCAAGCACTTCATTCCATGTGAATTCCAATACTGGCACAACCCATGCAATATATTTGCAACAATATATGGCAAACTTATCCAACCAGGTAAGACACTTTTCATTCAGGCATTTCCCATTTCCCACCCTTTTCCTTCCATAATCTCCATTCACCAGTCTGGAAAGCTCAGCACATGCTGTATAGACaaaatgaaaaacttatttagCATTGAAGAAATTCATCAATACTGAATATAAAGAAATGACAATGGCACAACTGACAGTGGACCCAAATATGTAACTTCGGATACTGATTGCCCCAATCATAAACAGCTCATATTTTTATTGCATCTTAATTAATCATTGAATGCAGTTCCAACTTCAACACTATAAAATTAGCACATAAATTAACTGACACTTTTGGCACAGAGAAATATATCCATGCTTATTTAGACTTCCAAAATTCCTGTATAACCTAATTGCAAcaagtaaaacattttctaaatacTACTCTTCATCAATCCTGTGCTGAGTTCATCTGTCTTTGACGAATTATCACAGCACTATAGCAAAAAATCTGTCACACCAAAATCAAGATGATAATCCATCCTCTTACTTTTAGAAGacaaataaaatagtaaaaatcaTCACAGGCATAAAAGTCAATATGGGGTGGGTTGGGGGGGAACATCAAACAATTAGGATCACTGATAAGGACATGCACCCTctcaatgaaaaaattaaattaaaaaaaaaaaaaaaactgcactGGCATGAATCTGAGTTGCAAAACTACCAATGGATACAACACATGTTTATGCATTTATATTAACCAAGAGCTTGAGGTAGCTGGACAGATAaatagattgaaaaaaaaaaaaaaaaacaagggaacACAGAGTGTAAGTGACAGACCTGTTAGCAAGCAAGCGCCCGCAACACTCCAAGAACATGCATGGTCCAACAGAAACTTAACAAGACTAGCAGGACTGCAAAGCGGAGGCTGAACTTGGTTGCACCAAGCTACAGGATGCTCACACCAATAGAGCCTTTACAAAACAATAGACAGTAATTAGAAAATCTTGATTAAGGGAAAAAGTACACAATAAAAATGCAATAAGCAGAATCATTTTCACACAAGTCAATCACTACCACCAATTAGACAAGTAAGAAGCAAATAACAGCATTGATGATAAAATCAGAAGGGCAAGAGTATAACCAAGACTCTTACCATCTACACATGTAATGACCTCACACAAAGAATTGGCCTCCCCATAGAGACTGTCCTTGGTGCTGTTCTGGTGGTGCAATAGACTGTTGATTTCCCTTCTGAAGTTGCAGCTGCAGATTCTCGGGAAAGTGGTAATTCTGCCAGCTTTTCTGGTTTTCCATTTGCACTTGAAAAGTAGGAACTTGTTTTCCAGGAAATGGAAAGTTTTGAGTCCCATTCAAGCTGTTAATCTTACTTCCATTTTGGTATGCTTGTGCTGAGTGGTTGATGGAATGGCTGAACCCAATGCCTTGTGTCGAGGATGGCAGCTGATATCCATCAAGCCAGCTATAATCATCCACCACCAGATTTTCATTCTTCAAATTTAAACCAGAGAAGGGCTCCTCCACATTTTTGGGAGGAACAGGGCTAAATCCAGGTGGAGGGCCAGAATGCCTAACAGGTCGGCTCACTGGATTCTTTCTCGAAATTGCTGATGAGGCTGATGAGGGCTTCATTGATAGACCGTCAGAACTGGCTCCTGACAACATAATTGAATCAAACTTGGATGGAATTACAGTTTCAGGGACCTGACCGGGATATATATTGTGAGCACTGATATTGACAGACTGTGGAAAAGGAAGTGAGGGTTTAGCAGCCCTTAAACCTCCTAAACTTTCTTGTAGCTCAGTGTTCATAGAAAGCCCATTCTCCATGAAGCTCAAACCATTCAACCCATTAGTAATAGAAGTTTGTTGCTCCACCAGCCACTTTGATGTGGTTGGTTGCAATGTTTGCAAATGTTGGTGGAAACCATCAGCAAGAGTAGTAAGAGGCCTGGACCCATTCTGCAAATAGAGACCATCATATGGGGCCGAAACAGATGCAATAGGACTTCCCAAGTCAACCTTGCGGGCATCAACACCAGTCCCAAAAGCCTCATGAGAAGTTACCTTTGGAGCAATGACATCAACAAACTTGTCAGCAGCTGATGGTTTGAAGACAATTTCCTCatcctcttcttctccttccagGTATAATTGTGGCTTCTGCTGCAAAGTTCTTGAGttcatatttttctcttctGGATGTTCTTGCCCCGCACCATTTACTGCAAGTACTTCA from Vitis riparia cultivar Riparia Gloire de Montpellier isolate 1030 chromosome 8, EGFV_Vit.rip_1.0, whole genome shotgun sequence includes the following:
- the LOC117921236 gene encoding phosphatidylinositol 4-phosphate 5-kinase 4-like isoform X1 yields the protein MSREHSSVVKAWEATVRKTQAAAKRRAHSIFGTISVAHADDEEEEESQESGRGTGEMYHAERVLCNGDYYTGHWADNFPHGHGKYLWTDGCMYVGEWFRGKTMGKGKFSWPSGATYEGEFKSGYMDGKGTYTGNNGDTYRGQWVMNLRHGRGIKSYVNGDLYDGEWRRGLQEGHGKYQWKNGNQYIGEWKNGVICGKGTMIWTSGNRYDGYWEDGLPKGNGTFRWADGSFYMGNWSKDPDEQNGTYYPSGVSPEATLEWDPQQVFNVDLSDCKICPGEKVSIMPSQKKLAVWRSSKAVDSSVRPRRMSVDGRVSPGAMNMWDDGDCSFDSTDGDSIMGNFDESLLDAGQQNRPPRIVKRQGETISKGHKNYELMLNLQLGIRHSVGRPAPVASLDLKASAFDPKEKVWTRFPPEGSKYTPPHQSSEFKWKDYCPLVFRTLRKLFKVDPADYMISICGNDALRELSSPGKSGSFFYLTNDDRYMIKTMKKSEVKVLLRMLSAYYNHVRAFENTLVTKFYGLHCVKLTGPTQKKVRFIIMGNLFCSEYTIHRRFDLKGSSLGRTTDKAEAEIDETTILKDLDLNFIFRLQKSWFQEFRRMLFYRQIDRDCEFLEQERIMDYSLLVGLHFLEKSMAGDLIPSGARTPIGDSEPEGAPQLSRVDMDQLLVDPSWWASVKLGQNMPARVEKTVRRNDWEFQQTGEPTGEFFGVVMFFGVIDILQDYDISKKLEHAYKSIQYDPTSISAVDPKQYSKRFRDFIFKIFAEDP